GGAAAACAAGTCACGCCCACCTGTCATTTATCTAAATCTGCAGGAATGCACCTGCTGCGGCGAGTCTTTCATCCGGTCCGCCCACCCTTTGTTTTCGGACCTGATCTTTAATATGATTTCCCTTGATTATATGGAGACGCTGCAGGCCGCAGCCGGAACACAGGCAGAGTCTGTCCGTCTAAAAACAATGCAGGAACATTACGGGGAATATATTCTGGTAGTCGAAGGCAGTGCCACACTGGCAGAGGGCGGCATTTACTGTACCATCGGCGGAATGACTGCCAACCAGCTCCTGAAGGAATGTGCAGACGGAGCAGCTGCCGTGATAGCGTATGGCTCCTGTGCGACCAACGCCTGTGTCCAGGGGGCACACCCCAATCCAACACAGGCTGTACCGATTCGGAGAATTGTCAAGAACAAGCCTGTCATTGACGTTCCCGGATGTCCGCCCATTGCTGAAGTTATCACCGGTACGATTGTTCACTACCTGACATTTGGGAAAATCCCGGAATTAACGAGCCTGGGCCGTCCTAAAGCCTTTTACTCCAAACGTGTCCATGACGGCTGCACCCGCCGGGCCTTTTTTGATGCCGGCCAGTTTGTGGAGCGCTTCGATGACAAAGGTGCCAGAAAAGGCTGGTGCTTGTATAAAGTTGGCTGCAAAGGCCCAGTTGCTTATAATGCCTGCGCCGTAACGGAATGGAATGACGGAGTCAGCTTTCCTGTGAAATCAGGACACCCTTGTATGGCCTGTTCCGAGAATAATTGGTATGATTCCAGCACGCCTTTTTATACTCACCTGGCTGAGATCCCCAATGAGGCCATCGGCGGCAACCCTGACCATATCGGTCTTGCCGCTTTAGGTGTAGCCGGTCTGGGTGTTGTTGCCCATGGGGGAATTACGGCCGCTGCCAGAGGACACGTAAAGACGAACCACCCGGCCGGAAGTACGGATACTGAACAAAAAAGACAAGTAACTAAGAAGACAAATCATAAAGAAGACTAATGCAGAAAGGTTTTGAATCTCAATGACAACAAGAATTGTTGTGGATCCTGTCACCCGGATCGAAGGTCATTTACGCATTGAAGCCATTGTTGACGGTACAAAGATCAGTGATGCCGTCAGCTCAGGAACAACATTTAGAGGAATTGAGAAGATTGTCGAAAACAGGGATCCACGTGATGTCTGGGCGTTTGTCCAACGAATTTGCGGTGTTTGCACGCACATTCATGCGATTGCTTCTGTGCGGGCAGTAGAAGATGCCTTGGATTATCCGATCCCCAAGAATGCCAATTACATACGCAATATCATGACGCTGACTCAATTTACCCAGGATCATGTGATCCACTTTTATCATTTGCATGGTTTTGATTGGATTGATGTCTTAAGCGCGTTAAAGGCTGATCCTAAAGCAACAAGCAGTCTGGCCATGTCCATCTCCTCCTGGCCTAATTCTTCCGAAGGCTACTTCAGGGATGTGCAAAACAAAGTTAAGAATATTGTCCAAAGCGGTCAGCTTGGCATTTTTGCCAATGCTTACTGGGGCCATCCCGCTTATCGCTTACCGCCGGAAGCCAATCTAATGGGAGTCGCGCATTACCTGGAAGCATTAAGTTGGCAAAAAGAAATCGCTAAAGTCCATACCGTGTTCGGAGGGAAAAACCCGCACCCGAACTATCTGGTCGGCGGGCATGCTTCGAGCATCAACCTTGATGATGTCCATGTTCTGAATATGGAACGCCTGAATCTTGTGAAAACGAAGATTGATGAGGCCCAGATATTTGTCAACCAGGTTCTTATTCCGGATATTCTGGCCATTGCTAGTTTTTATAAAAAAGACCTTTGGGGAGGCGGGATCGGCAACTTCCTGGCCTACGGCGGTGTACCACTCGTCGATATCCACGAACCGGACAGCTACCTGTTCCCGCGCGGGATTGTCCTGAACAGAGATTTGAGCAAAGTCTATGATCTTGATCTAAAGGATCCAAGCCATATTCAGGAATTTGTATCTCACTCGTGGTATCAATATGCGGATAAGGATGCCGGGCTTCACCCGTGGCAGGGGCGGACGGATCCAGCGTATGACGGGCCCAAACCACCTTATCACAATTTGGATGAATCAAAAAAATACAGCTGGATCAAAACACCGCGCTGGCAGGGCCATGCGATGGAAGTCGGCCCACTGTCCCGCTTCGTGGTTGCTTATGCCAAGGGCAATAAGGAAATCAAGGAAATGGTCGACAGCTCCCTGCGGAAACTGGACCTTCCGCTCAACGCTTTGTTTTCAACGCTCGGACGAACGCTGGCCAGAGCACTGGAAGCAAAATTTTGCGTCGATCAACTTGCCGGTTTTTATGC
This genomic stretch from Dehalobacter restrictus DSM 9455 harbors:
- a CDS encoding hydrogenase small subunit, with translation MKKGSYYDWARQKGISRRDFLRFCAMTAAMLGLDATAVPRIVEALENKSRPPVIYLNLQECTCCGESFIRSAHPLFSDLIFNMISLDYMETLQAAAGTQAESVRLKTMQEHYGEYILVVEGSATLAEGGIYCTIGGMTANQLLKECADGAAAVIAYGSCATNACVQGAHPNPTQAVPIRRIVKNKPVIDVPGCPPIAEVITGTIVHYLTFGKIPELTSLGRPKAFYSKRVHDGCTRRAFFDAGQFVERFDDKGARKGWCLYKVGCKGPVAYNACAVTEWNDGVSFPVKSGHPCMACSENNWYDSSTPFYTHLAEIPNEAIGGNPDHIGLAALGVAGLGVVAHGGITAAARGHVKTNHPAGSTDTEQKRQVTKKTNHKED
- a CDS encoding nickel-dependent hydrogenase large subunit, translated to MTTRIVVDPVTRIEGHLRIEAIVDGTKISDAVSSGTTFRGIEKIVENRDPRDVWAFVQRICGVCTHIHAIASVRAVEDALDYPIPKNANYIRNIMTLTQFTQDHVIHFYHLHGFDWIDVLSALKADPKATSSLAMSISSWPNSSEGYFRDVQNKVKNIVQSGQLGIFANAYWGHPAYRLPPEANLMGVAHYLEALSWQKEIAKVHTVFGGKNPHPNYLVGGHASSINLDDVHVLNMERLNLVKTKIDEAQIFVNQVLIPDILAIASFYKKDLWGGGIGNFLAYGGVPLVDIHEPDSYLFPRGIVLNRDLSKVYDLDLKDPSHIQEFVSHSWYQYADKDAGLHPWQGRTDPAYDGPKPPYHNLDESKKYSWIKTPRWQGHAMEVGPLSRFVVAYAKGNKEIKEMVDSSLRKLDLPLNALFSTLGRTLARALEAKFCVDQLAGFYADLIANIKAGDTQTFNPEKWEPSRWPAEAQGVGWAEAPRGALAHWIKIRGGKVESYQAVVPTTWNASPRDATGQKGPYEASLLDTPVAATDQPLELLRTIHSFDPCIACAAHLITPQGKLLLEKI